One window of Manihot esculenta cultivar AM560-2 chromosome 17, M.esculenta_v8, whole genome shotgun sequence genomic DNA carries:
- the LOC110605649 gene encoding pentatricopeptide repeat-containing protein At5g13770, chloroplastic: protein MAISRSPDWSVASINSCRNPHHIIIFSPSWKTLSFLSPTCSSNFPLFHVNSSSCPSPILEEPSSANFPVVQWDSSVQDSQEPDSENLNDFLCGVLQDPRTEHLAYEYYKKATERQEFKPEKSMLKLLMRYLIRSKNWGFILSVSDDFVKYNSLPDSHTCSILVSSCVKARKFRIVETLLEIFKSYGEIAVFAFDSAMRGYNKLHMYGRTIFVYEKMKLTGISMDSGSYYQIMKAYQKIGDTEKVLALFHEFESRKLEHSRPVLIQIFRVLCETLGRSGRAFEALEYFGDMRKKGILGDSKIYSSLICSFASIREINIAEEIFKEAEEKKMLRDPEIFLKLVLMYVEEGLMEKTLEVIEVMKRVKMRVSDCIFCAIINGFARRRGFHASVRIYEELKSDNCEPGQVTYASIINAYCRTGLYSKAEMVFMEMQKKGFDRCVVAYSSIISMYGKTGRLRDAMRLVAKMKVHGCEPNVWIYNSLLDMHGRVKNLRQIEKLWKEMKRRKVAPDKVSYTSVINAYNKAKEFDTCVRYYNEYRINGGTIDRAMAGIMVGVFSKIGRIDEVLRLLRNMKIEGTQLDGRLYQSAYNALRDAGLQMQAKLLQESFEAM, encoded by the coding sequence ATGGCCATTTCCAGATCTCCAGACTGGTCAGTAGCTTCCATTAATTCTTGCAGAAACCCCCACCACATCATCATCTTCTCTCCTTCATGGAAGACCCTTTCGTTTCTCTCCCCCACATGCTCCTCCAATTTCCCTCTTTTTCATGTCAACTCTTCCAGTTGCCCATCTCCAATCTTGGAGGAGCCTTCCAGTGCAAATTTTCCTGTGGTTCAATGGGACTCGAGTGTTCAAGATTCTCAAGAACCCGACTCGGAGAATTTAAACGACTTCTTATGTGGGGTTCTGCAGGATCCACGAACTGAACACTTAGCATATGAATACTACAAGAAAGCAACAGAAAGGCAAGAATTTAAGCCAGAAAAATCAATGCTTAAGCTTCTAATGAGGTACTTGATAAGATCAAAGAACTGGGGTTTCATTTTATCAGTTTCTGATGATTTCGTCAAGTACAATTCGTTGCCTGATAGTCATACTTGTTCAATACTTGTTAGTAGTTGCGTCAAAGCTAGAAAATTCAGAATTGTGGAGACTTTGTTGGAAATTTTCAAATCTTATGGTGAAATTGCTGTCTTCGCTTTTGATTCCGCCATGCGAGGCTATAATAAGCTACATATGTATGGCAGAACAATTTTTGTTTACGAGAAAATGAAATTGACAGGAATTTCTATGGACTCTGGGAGTTATTACCAGATAATGAAGGCATACCAGAAAATTGGTGATACAGAGAAAGTTCTTGCATTGTTTCATGAATTTGAGAGTAGAAAATTGGAACATTCAAGGCCAGTTTTGATCCAAATTTTTAGGGTATTGTGTGAAACTTTAGGGAGATCGGGCAGAGCTTTTGAAGCTCTTGAATACTTCGGAGACATGAGAAAGAAAGGGATTTTAGGGGACTCTAAAATTTACTCTTCTTTGATCTGTTCATTTGCAAGCATTCGAGAGATAAACATAGCAGAAGAGATATTCAAAGAAgctgaagaaaagaaaatgttgaGGGATCCTGAAATTTTCTTGAAACTTGTCTTGATGTATGTGGAAGAAGGGCTAATGGAGAAGACTCTTGAGGTTATTGAGGTGATGAAGCGTGTAAAAATGAGGGTATCTGATTGCATTTTCTGTGCAATTATCAATGGCTTTGCTAGAAGGAGAGGGTTCCACGCTTCAGTGAGGATTTATGAGGAGTTGAAATCTGATAACTGTGAACCAGGACAGGTGACCTATGCTTCGATTATAAACGCATATTGTCGAACCGGGTTGTATTCTAAAGCAGAAATGGTGTTCATGGAGATGCAGAAAAAAGGGTTTGACAGATGTGTGGTTGCATATTCTAGTATAATTTCAATGTATGGGAAGACAGGGAGGCTCAGAGATGCAATGAGGCTCGTGGCGAAAATGAAAGTACATGGGTGCGAACCAAATGTGTGGATATACAATTCTCTGCTGGATATGCATGGAAGAGTCAAGAACTTGAGACAGATTGAGAAGCTGTGGAAGGAAATGAAGAGAAGGAAAGTAGCACCAGATAAGGTAAGTTATACTAGTGTTATTAATGCCTACAACAAGGCAAAAGAGTTTGACACGTGTGTGAGATACTACAATGAGTACAGAATCAATGGAGGCACGATTGATAGAGCAATGGCAGGAATAATGGTAGGAGTTTTCTCGAAAATTGGGCGAATCGACGAGGTGTTGAGGCTTCTTCGGAACATGAAAATAGAAGGTACACAGTTAGATGGGAGGCTTTATCAGTCTGCTTATAATGCATTGAGGGACGCAGGCCTGCAAATGCAAGCAAAATTGTTGCaggaaagctttgaggcaaTGTAA